One region of Flavobacterium sp. GSB-24 genomic DNA includes:
- a CDS encoding glycosyltransferase family 2 protein produces the protein MNKIPISVIVSVKNEAQNLPSCLGKLKRFSQVIVVDSGSTDDTIDIAKAMGAEVLQFQWNGKFPKKRNWALQNANLLNEWILFLDADEFVTDEFVNEVETKTQDPAYNGFTIQFENYFMGRKLRYGYGFKKSALFKKSKGAYEKIDEDLWSHLDMEVHEHPIIEGKVGVIDAKVIHKDFKNLEHYIDKHNAYSTWEAQRYLQLKQSKNTLLSLNQKIKYGLLNTGLLPAVYFFGAYFLKLGFLDGKEGFYLARFKSHYFFQIQTKIDLIKNK, from the coding sequence TTGAATAAAATTCCAATTTCCGTAATCGTTTCTGTTAAGAACGAAGCTCAAAATTTACCCTCATGTCTGGGTAAATTAAAGCGATTTTCTCAAGTAATTGTAGTAGATTCAGGTAGCACCGATGATACTATAGATATAGCAAAAGCTATGGGAGCCGAAGTATTGCAATTTCAATGGAATGGTAAATTCCCTAAAAAAAGAAATTGGGCACTTCAAAATGCAAACCTTCTCAACGAATGGATTTTGTTTTTAGATGCTGACGAATTTGTAACTGACGAATTTGTGAACGAAGTAGAAACTAAAACCCAAGATCCTGCTTATAATGGTTTTACCATTCAATTTGAAAACTATTTTATGGGTAGAAAACTGAGATATGGTTATGGATTTAAAAAATCGGCACTTTTTAAAAAATCAAAAGGAGCCTACGAAAAAATCGATGAAGATTTATGGAGCCATTTGGATATGGAAGTGCATGAACATCCTATTATAGAAGGCAAAGTTGGTGTTATTGATGCCAAAGTTATTCATAAAGACTTCAAAAATTTAGAGCATTATATTGACAAACACAATGCTTACTCGACTTGGGAAGCACAAAGGTATTTACAGCTTAAACAATCTAAGAACACTCTTTTATCCTTAAATCAAAAAATTAAATACGGACTTTTAAATACAGGATTACTGCCTGCTGTTTATTTTTTTGGTGCTTACTTTTTAAAATTAGGTTTTTTAGACGGGAAAGAAGGGTTTTATCTGGCGCGTTTTAAGTCACATTACTTTTTTCAAATTCAGACAAAAATTGATTTAATCAAAAATAAATAG
- a CDS encoding DapH/DapD/GlmU-related protein yields the protein MEQEYSQNSPYDSPWSVSQRIKMIVWEYVWLLFCVWTPKPANAWRLFWLKLFGCKIYGKPFVHQRARIQIPWNLILHDHACLGDRANAYTLGIVEIFEHATVGQEVYLCTGTHAFDNPSMNLITKKITIHKGVFIGARALIMPGVTVGENAIIGAGSLVTKNVEKNTIVAGNPAKLIKSRSFE from the coding sequence ATGGAACAAGAATACTCACAAAATTCGCCTTACGATTCACCATGGTCGGTATCGCAGCGAATTAAAATGATAGTTTGGGAATATGTTTGGTTATTATTTTGTGTCTGGACTCCAAAACCGGCGAATGCCTGGAGATTATTTTGGCTCAAATTATTTGGCTGCAAAATCTACGGAAAACCATTTGTGCACCAAAGAGCGAGAATTCAAATTCCGTGGAATCTAATTCTTCACGATCATGCTTGTCTGGGAGATCGCGCCAACGCCTACACGCTTGGCATTGTAGAAATATTTGAGCACGCCACAGTAGGGCAGGAAGTGTATTTGTGTACTGGAACCCACGCTTTTGATAATCCGTCAATGAATTTGATTACCAAAAAAATAACAATTCATAAAGGAGTTTTTATAGGAGCGCGAGCACTTATAATGCCAGGCGTAACAGTTGGCGAAAATGCAATTATAGGTGCAGGAAGTTTAGTAACCAAAAATGTCGAGAAAAATACTATCGTAGCAGGAAATCCTGCCAAATTAATAAAATCTAGAAGCTTTGAATAA
- a CDS encoding glycosyltransferase family 4 protein: protein MKITIVQGAFFPVPPLLGGAVEKMWYGLAKEFVNQGHEVNYISKSYEGFLNVESEGGINHVRVKGYKVPSSGIVLKILDLFYTLKAVRKIANNTDVIISNTFWLPILLPSNQKKKCMIDVSRMPKGQMRFYTKNSRLRANSTPVAKAIKDEIKKEYFDKVVMIPNTLPFRNTKAVDFSKKEKIILYTGRIHPEKGLDILIKSFASLDTNDWRLLIVGPYSTETGGGGEAYLEELKQLAKDSNVRFLEPIFDMDKLNEMYSKASVFVYPSVAEKGETFGVSPLEAMSWGCATIVSNLDCFKDFLIHNKNGLCFDHRVEKRVEILNQYLKDLINNPAQLNDLARAGLKVNETHSNEKLAGEFLNEFESMKIK from the coding sequence ATGAAAATAACAATAGTTCAAGGCGCTTTTTTCCCCGTTCCGCCATTATTGGGCGGTGCTGTAGAAAAAATGTGGTACGGTTTGGCAAAAGAATTTGTTAATCAAGGTCATGAGGTGAATTACATATCAAAATCGTACGAAGGATTTTTAAATGTTGAAAGCGAAGGCGGAATCAATCACGTTAGGGTTAAAGGTTACAAAGTTCCCTCTTCTGGAATTGTTCTTAAAATTTTAGATCTCTTTTACACTTTAAAAGCCGTCCGAAAAATAGCCAATAATACAGACGTTATTATTTCTAATACTTTTTGGCTTCCCATTCTTTTACCATCCAATCAAAAGAAAAAATGTATGATTGATGTATCTAGAATGCCTAAAGGGCAGATGAGATTTTACACCAAAAATTCCAGATTACGCGCAAATTCAACCCCAGTTGCAAAAGCGATAAAAGACGAAATCAAAAAAGAGTATTTTGATAAAGTGGTAATGATACCTAATACACTGCCTTTTAGAAATACAAAAGCTGTTGATTTTTCAAAAAAGGAAAAAATAATACTATACACAGGACGAATTCACCCTGAAAAAGGTTTAGATATTTTAATTAAATCTTTTGCCTCTTTAGACACTAACGACTGGAGGCTGCTTATTGTAGGACCTTATTCTACAGAAACCGGAGGAGGCGGAGAAGCTTATTTAGAAGAACTAAAACAGCTGGCAAAAGACAGCAATGTGAGATTTCTGGAACCTATTTTTGATATGGACAAATTAAACGAAATGTACTCCAAAGCTTCCGTATTTGTCTATCCTTCAGTAGCAGAAAAAGGCGAAACATTTGGAGTCTCCCCATTAGAAGCCATGAGCTGGGGCTGTGCAACAATAGTTTCCAATTTAGATTGTTTCAAAGATTTTTTAATTCATAATAAAAACGGTTTGTGTTTCGATCATCGTGTGGAGAAAAGAGTTGAAATTTTGAATCAATACCTTAAAGATTTAATCAATAACCCAGCACAGCTCAATGATTTAGCAAGAGCAGGCTTAAAGGTAAACGAGACTCATTCTAACGAAAAATTAGCAGGTGAGTTCTTAAATGAATTTGAGTCTATGAAAATCAAATAA
- a CDS encoding glycosyltransferase encodes MKVIHYIASIDKSGGGTTEYMRLLSKALKNDTSFSIATGMSRDPISIEGVSIKFFNNSLLRWFSLANDYRIFLENEKPDIVHINGIWSPQNWIFQKTAQKLGIKVIVSPHGMLEPWILAHNPLKKRIALFLYQKHAINKSVCLHATADMEAENIKALGFKNPIHIIPNGIYLRDVKKIKEKYGTKKMIFMSRIHPKKGVELLIDAWRTSNTEDWTLEIAGTGEEEYVTNLIKSVEDLKNVRFVGAKYGEDKWDFLRSADVMVLPTHSENFGIVVAEALAVAVPVITTHGTPWEDLEIHKCGWWIDLSVTNLEKTLLKVFNSSNMLLEMMGKHGRELIIDKYDIKTVGKKMVELYKTM; translated from the coding sequence ATGAAAGTAATTCACTATATAGCCAGTATCGATAAAAGTGGCGGCGGCACTACAGAATATATGCGTTTGCTAAGCAAAGCATTAAAAAACGATACTTCGTTTAGCATCGCTACAGGAATGTCCAGAGATCCTATTTCTATCGAGGGAGTTTCAATTAAATTTTTCAATAACAGTTTATTGCGCTGGTTTTCTTTGGCAAATGATTACCGCATTTTTCTTGAAAACGAAAAACCAGATATTGTACACATCAACGGAATTTGGAGCCCTCAAAATTGGATCTTTCAAAAAACAGCTCAAAAATTGGGAATCAAAGTAATCGTTTCTCCTCACGGAATGCTGGAGCCTTGGATTCTGGCTCATAATCCGCTGAAAAAAAGAATAGCACTTTTTTTATATCAAAAACACGCCATAAATAAATCGGTTTGCCTTCACGCAACCGCTGATATGGAAGCTGAAAATATTAAAGCATTAGGGTTTAAAAATCCAATTCATATTATTCCAAACGGTATTTATTTAAGAGATGTCAAAAAAATCAAGGAAAAATATGGAACCAAAAAGATGATATTCATGTCAAGAATTCATCCTAAAAAAGGTGTAGAATTACTGATAGATGCTTGGAGAACAAGTAATACAGAAGACTGGACGCTAGAAATTGCAGGTACTGGTGAAGAAGAATACGTAACAAATTTAATTAAGAGCGTAGAGGATTTAAAAAATGTCCGTTTTGTAGGGGCAAAATACGGAGAAGACAAATGGGATTTTTTACGATCTGCAGATGTAATGGTTCTTCCAACTCACAGCGAAAATTTCGGAATTGTTGTCGCCGAAGCACTGGCAGTAGCCGTTCCGGTAATAACAACGCATGGTACGCCGTGGGAAGATTTGGAAATACACAAATGCGGGTGGTGGATTGATTTATCGGTTACAAATTTAGAAAAGACTTTGCTTAAAGTTTTTAATTCTTCAAACATGCTCTTAGAAATGATGGGAAAACATGGCAGAGAATTAATAATAGATAAATACGACATAAAAACAGTAGGAAAGAAAATGGTTGAATTATATAAAACTATGTAA
- a CDS encoding glycosyltransferase family 1 protein, with product MKIVLFAHPYFLDHQSMPRYANMLFNGMTERDHEVEIWSPKARFYKLPSSKSLKKWLGYVDQYIIFPLEVRFKLLGASKDTLFVFTDQALGPWVPLVKNKKHVVHCHDFLALKSALGNIPENPTSFSGKKYQNYIRNGFSKGKNFISISKKTQEDLHELHQGKIVNSAVCYNGLNRPFHPLSPIESRNLLKAKLNIELTDGYIMHIGGNQYYKNRKGVIEIYDFWRGISKKKIPLLLIGSEPSEELSDLHQKSPYKEDIHFVSNLSDEYINNAYSGAVCLLFPSLDEGFGWPIIEAMASGCPVITTNRSPMNEVGGPAAFYIDKRPNDELHLKKWKEDSAKILERLITLDTLQMKELIEKSLKQSQKFTTEHSLNAIEVVYKEINQIV from the coding sequence ATGAAAATTGTTCTTTTTGCACATCCTTATTTTTTAGATCACCAAAGCATGCCCCGTTATGCTAATATGCTGTTCAACGGAATGACAGAAAGAGACCATGAAGTAGAAATTTGGAGTCCGAAAGCTCGATTTTACAAACTTCCAAGTTCTAAGTCTTTAAAAAAGTGGTTAGGGTATGTAGACCAATACATTATTTTTCCGCTAGAAGTAAGGTTTAAACTGCTGGGAGCTTCAAAAGATACTCTTTTTGTATTTACAGATCAGGCTTTAGGACCTTGGGTTCCTTTGGTAAAAAATAAAAAACATGTAGTGCACTGTCATGATTTTTTAGCCTTGAAATCGGCTTTAGGGAATATTCCTGAAAATCCAACATCATTTTCAGGTAAGAAATATCAAAATTACATTCGAAATGGCTTTTCAAAAGGGAAAAATTTTATTTCAATTTCAAAAAAAACACAAGAAGATCTGCACGAGCTGCATCAAGGCAAAATTGTGAACTCTGCAGTATGTTACAATGGATTAAATCGTCCGTTTCATCCATTATCTCCAATTGAATCCCGCAATTTATTGAAAGCTAAATTAAATATAGAATTGACAGATGGATATATTATGCATATTGGTGGAAATCAATATTATAAAAACAGAAAAGGCGTAATAGAAATATATGATTTCTGGCGCGGAATAAGTAAAAAAAAGATTCCGCTGCTTTTAATAGGCTCAGAACCTTCAGAGGAATTGTCTGATTTACATCAAAAATCACCTTATAAAGAAGATATTCATTTTGTTAGTAATTTATCTGATGAATATATTAACAATGCATATTCTGGGGCTGTTTGTCTTTTGTTTCCTTCTCTTGACGAAGGTTTTGGATGGCCGATAATCGAAGCAATGGCTTCGGGTTGTCCAGTCATAACCACTAACAGATCTCCTATGAACGAAGTGGGCGGACCAGCAGCTTTTTATATTGACAAAAGACCTAATGATGAATTGCATTTAAAAAAATGGAAAGAAGATTCGGCAAAAATTTTAGAAAGATTGATTACTCTGGATACACTTCAAATGAAGGAATTGATAGAGAAATCATTAAAACAATCTCAAAAATTTACCACCGAACATTCTTTAAATGCTATTGAAGTTGTTTATAAAGAAATTAATCAAATTGTATGA
- a CDS encoding glycosyltransferase family 4 protein has protein sequence MKVLVSHPTLNANSKNLINGLLKEQQLFKLFTSIAIFPGQLLYKLGNNPKLKDLKRRSLDTAWQPYTRSKSFFEFGRLLTSKFKLDFLITHEKGFFCIDRIYQKHDNWVANTLAKAKKQGLSGVYAYEDGALSTFIEAKQLGLYCIYDLPIGYWKSSRSLMQKEFIINPDWSSTLTGFNDSSKKLNKKDQELALADIIFVASSFTKKTLEEYSGDLAEIKVIPYGFPEVTAEKKYQPLVNRKLKVLFIGGLSQRKGLSYLFEAVEGLQDKVELTIVGQKAVPNCASLNRALEKHKWIPSLSHDQVLACMREHDVFVFPSLFEGFGLVITEAMSQGIPVITTDRTAGPDLIKDGEDGWIVPAGSSKALKEVITKILEKPELVEKFGLAAQNKAKTRPWSVYGKEMADALSSLSFIKNWDKWI, from the coding sequence ATGAAAGTGCTGGTCTCACATCCGACCTTAAATGCAAATTCAAAAAATTTGATCAATGGGTTATTAAAAGAGCAGCAGCTTTTTAAATTATTTACCTCAATTGCAATATTTCCGGGTCAATTATTATATAAGTTAGGCAATAACCCGAAGTTAAAAGATTTAAAAAGAAGAAGTTTAGATACAGCCTGGCAGCCTTATACACGTTCAAAATCTTTTTTTGAGTTTGGACGTCTGCTGACTTCAAAATTCAAATTAGACTTTTTAATCACACACGAAAAGGGTTTTTTCTGTATTGACAGAATATATCAAAAACACGATAATTGGGTAGCCAATACTTTAGCGAAAGCCAAAAAACAAGGATTATCTGGCGTTTATGCTTATGAAGATGGAGCACTGTCAACTTTTATAGAAGCAAAACAATTAGGACTTTATTGTATTTACGACCTGCCTATTGGCTATTGGAAAAGTTCTCGATCATTAATGCAAAAAGAATTTATTATTAATCCAGACTGGTCAAGTACACTTACTGGTTTTAATGATTCTTCAAAAAAGTTAAATAAAAAAGATCAAGAACTGGCTTTAGCAGATATCATTTTTGTAGCAAGCAGTTTTACCAAGAAAACGCTGGAAGAATATTCTGGAGACTTAGCAGAAATCAAAGTGATTCCATATGGATTTCCAGAAGTTACAGCAGAAAAGAAATATCAGCCGCTTGTTAATAGAAAGCTTAAAGTGTTATTTATAGGAGGCTTATCACAGCGAAAAGGACTTTCTTATTTGTTTGAAGCTGTTGAAGGACTGCAGGACAAAGTAGAGTTGACAATTGTAGGACAAAAAGCCGTGCCCAATTGTGCTTCACTAAACCGTGCATTAGAAAAACACAAATGGATTCCATCCTTATCTCATGATCAAGTGCTGGCCTGTATGAGAGAACACGATGTATTTGTATTTCCTTCTCTTTTTGAAGGTTTTGGATTGGTAATTACAGAAGCAATGTCGCAGGGAATCCCAGTAATTACAACCGATCGTACAGCAGGACCAGATTTAATAAAAGATGGCGAAGACGGCTGGATTGTACCAGCAGGTTCGTCAAAAGCATTGAAAGAAGTAATTACAAAAATACTTGAGAAACCTGAATTGGTAGAAAAATTTGGGCTTGCAGCACAAAATAAAGCGAAGACCAGACCTTGGTCTGTATATGGAAAAGAAATGGCAGATGCACTTTCTTCTTTGAGTTTTATAAAAAATTGGGATAAATGGATATAA